The proteins below are encoded in one region of Juglans microcarpa x Juglans regia isolate MS1-56 chromosome 4D, Jm3101_v1.0, whole genome shotgun sequence:
- the LOC121259537 gene encoding uncharacterized protein LOC121259537 isoform X5 — protein sequence MALRCRLQNPNANEVVRLSMEGTAYRGSHCCKCKRFFLHKPESIQAFVKTVDGMGFNRKSKMFLSAIRTVSSMSEENWELKLELFRSLGFSEKDILDVFRRVPQVFAVSERKIKEVKTPSTSFGDSGKEKCA from the exons ATGGCGCTGAGGTGTCGGCTCCAAAACCCTAATGCCAACGAGGTGGTTCGTCTTAGTATGGAGGGAACAGCTTATCGGGGGTCGCATTGCTGTAAATGTAAGAG GTTTTTTCTGCATAAGCCGGAGAGCATTCAGGCTTTCGTTAAAACGGTTGATGGAATGGGGTTTAATAGAAAATCTAAGATGTTTCTTTCTGCCATTCGGACAGTCAGTTCAATGTCAGAAGAGAATTGGGAGCTCAAGTTGGAACTTTTCCGAAGTTTGGGGTTTTCGGAAAAAGATATTCTTGATGTGTTTAGGAGGGTGCCTCAGGTTTTTGCTGTATCCGAGAGGAAAATTAAGGAG GTTAAAACCCCGTCTACGAGTTTTGGAGAttctggaaaagaaaaatgtgctTAA
- the LOC121259537 gene encoding uncharacterized protein LOC121259537 isoform X6: protein MALRCRLQNPNANEVVRLSMEGTAYRGSHCCKCKRFFLHKPESIQAFVKTVDGMGFNRKSKMFLSAIRTVSSMSEENWELKLELFRSLGFSEKDILDVFRRVPQVFAVSERKIKER from the exons ATGGCGCTGAGGTGTCGGCTCCAAAACCCTAATGCCAACGAGGTGGTTCGTCTTAGTATGGAGGGAACAGCTTATCGGGGGTCGCATTGCTGTAAATGTAAGAG GTTTTTTCTGCATAAGCCGGAGAGCATTCAGGCTTTCGTTAAAACGGTTGATGGAATGGGGTTTAATAGAAAATCTAAGATGTTTCTTTCTGCCATTCGGACAGTCAGTTCAATGTCAGAAGAGAATTGGGAGCTCAAGTTGGAACTTTTCCGAAGTTTGGGGTTTTCGGAAAAAGATATTCTTGATGTGTTTAGGAGGGTGCCTCAGGTTTTTGCTGTATCCGAGAGGAAAATTAAGGAG CGTTGA
- the LOC121259537 gene encoding uncharacterized protein LOC121259537 isoform X4: MPTRWFVLVWREQLIGGRIAVNVRVSSMSEENWELKLELFRSLGFSEKDILDVFRRVPQVFAVSERKIKEVTGLLFSARNVDISYFVDHPELLICSVERRLKPRLRVLEILEKKNVLNRKPRLSTVCKIPEKKFLNKFVLPYSKELAEVNEAGESSYTIGCVQ, encoded by the exons ATGCCAACGAGGTGGTTCGTCTTAGTATGGAGGGAACAGCTTATCGGGGGTCGCATTGCTGTAAATGTAAGAG TCAGTTCAATGTCAGAAGAGAATTGGGAGCTCAAGTTGGAACTTTTCCGAAGTTTGGGGTTTTCGGAAAAAGATATTCTTGATGTGTTTAGGAGGGTGCCTCAGGTTTTTGCTGTATCCGAGAGGAAAATTAAGGAGGTAACTGGGCTCCTGTTTAGCGCTCGGAACGTAGATATCTCTTATTTTGTTGACCATCCAGAATTGCTTATTTGCAGCGTTGAGCGCAGGTTAAAACCCCGTCTACGAGTTTTGGAGAttctggaaaagaaaaatgtgctTAATAGGAAACCTCGTTTAAGTACGGTCTGCAAAATCCCCGAGAAGAAGTTCTTAAACAAATTTGTACTTCCTTATTCAAAAGAACTTGCGGAGGTAAATGAGGCTGGTGAGAGTTCATACACAATTGGATGCGTACAATGA
- the LOC121259534 gene encoding uncharacterized protein LOC121259534 isoform X1 yields the protein MRLIRICKSLVSLSLENPLPHLHETPTLSCLISVLYFSSSKPKKSTSTVTVLDYLINQHQFSPEAALKASSTFTYLRNPEKADSVLSFFKESGFSQTHIEQVVKIIPKVLSAKLAVTIKPKIKIFQDLGFAPDDIAKIVSGDPWILTRSPVNEIGPSILLLKSILDSNENIVRVLKSSGWFLNHDLNKTMMPNIEFLKRCGISSSQIVTYLFNFPRFFLNKPESIQAFVKKVDGMGFDRKSKMFLCAIRTVSSMSERNWELKLELFRSLGFSEKDILDVFRRLPQVFAISERKIKEVTGLLFSARKVDISYFVDHPELLICSVEHRLKPRLRVLEILEKKNVLKRKPRLTTVCRMPKEKFLKKFVLPYSKELAEVNEAGGGHIQLDAYNDEHLQEGAIQINDAKFSYLYDAICKVQKIHYSCDPSSEH from the exons ATGAGACTAATAAGAATCTGCAAAAGCCttgtctcactctctctagaAAACCCTCTGCCGCATCTCCACGAAACCCCAACTCTCTCCTGCTTAATCTCTGTGTTATATTTCTCCTCCTCTAAACCCAAGAAGTCAACATCCACTGTAACAGTCCTGGACTACTTGATCAATCAGCACCAATTCTCGCCTGAAGCTGCTCTGAAAGCTTCATCAACCTTTACTTACCTGAGAAATCCAGAAAAGGCGGATTCCGTTCTTTCGTTCTTCAAGGAAAGCGGTTTCTCCCAGACCCATATCGAGCAAGTGGTTAAGATAATACCCAAGGTTCTCTCTGCCAAACTTGCCGTCACCATCaaacccaaaatcaaaattttccagGACTTGGGCTTTGCACCCGACGACATTGCCAAGATTGTATCCGGTGACCCGTGGATTCTTACTCGGAGTCCCGTTAATGAGATTGGACCCTCAATTTTGCTGTTGAAGAGTATTCTGGATTCCAATGAAAACATCGTTAGGGTCTTAAAGTCTTCAGGGTGGTTTTTGAATCATGATTTGAATAAGACTATGATGCCCAATATTGAATTTCTGAAGCGTTGTGGAATTAGTTCTTCGCAGATCGTTACATATTTGTTTAATTTCCCGAGGTTTTTTCTGAATAAGCCGGAGAGCATTCAGGCTTTCGTTAAAAAGGTTGATGGAATGGGGTTTGATAGAAAGTCTAAGATGTTTCTTTGTGCCATTCGGACAGTGAGTTCAATGTCAGAAAGGAATTGGGAACTCAAGTTGGAACTTTTCCGAAGTTTGGGGTTTTCGGAAAAAGATATTCTTGATGTGTTTAGGAGGTTGCCTCAGGTTTTTGCTATATCCGAGAGGAAAATTAAGGAGGTAACTGGACTCCTGTTTAGTGCTCGGAAGGTAGATATCTCGTATTTTGTTGACCATCCAGAATTGCTTATTTGCAGCGTTGAGCATAGGTTAAAACCCCGTCTACGAGTTTTGGAGAttctggaaaagaaaaatgtgctTAAGAGGAAACCTCGTTTAACTACTGTCTGCCGAATGCCCAAGGAGAAGTTCTTAAAGAAATTTGTACTTCCTTATTCAAAAGAACTCGCAGAGGTAAATGAGGCTGGTGGGGGTCATATACAATTGGATGCATACAATGATGAGCATCTTCAAGAGGGCGCTATTCAAATCAAT GAtgcaaaattttcttatttatatgaTGCCATATGTAAGGTGCAGAAGATTCATTATTCATGCGACCCCTCTAGCGAGCATTGA
- the LOC121259537 gene encoding uncharacterized protein LOC121259537 isoform X3: MALRCRLQNPNANEVVRLSMEGTAYRGSHCCKCKRFFLHKPESIQAFVKTVDGMGFNRKSKMFLSAIRTVSSMSEENWELKLELFRSLGFSEKDILDVFRRVPQVFAVSERKIKEVTGLLFSARNVDISYFVDHPELLICSVERRLKPRLRVLEILEKKNVLNRKPRLSTVCKIPEKKFLNKFVLPYSKELAEVNEAGESSYTIGCVQ, from the exons ATGGCGCTGAGGTGTCGGCTCCAAAACCCTAATGCCAACGAGGTGGTTCGTCTTAGTATGGAGGGAACAGCTTATCGGGGGTCGCATTGCTGTAAATGTAAGAG GTTTTTTCTGCATAAGCCGGAGAGCATTCAGGCTTTCGTTAAAACGGTTGATGGAATGGGGTTTAATAGAAAATCTAAGATGTTTCTTTCTGCCATTCGGACAGTCAGTTCAATGTCAGAAGAGAATTGGGAGCTCAAGTTGGAACTTTTCCGAAGTTTGGGGTTTTCGGAAAAAGATATTCTTGATGTGTTTAGGAGGGTGCCTCAGGTTTTTGCTGTATCCGAGAGGAAAATTAAGGAGGTAACTGGGCTCCTGTTTAGCGCTCGGAACGTAGATATCTCTTATTTTGTTGACCATCCAGAATTGCTTATTTGCAGCGTTGAGCGCAGGTTAAAACCCCGTCTACGAGTTTTGGAGAttctggaaaagaaaaatgtgctTAATAGGAAACCTCGTTTAAGTACGGTCTGCAAAATCCCCGAGAAGAAGTTCTTAAACAAATTTGTACTTCCTTATTCAAAAGAACTTGCGGAGGTAAATGAGGCTGGTGAGAGTTCATACACAATTGGATGCGTACAATGA
- the LOC121259534 gene encoding uncharacterized protein LOC121259534 isoform X2: protein MRLIRICKSLVSLSLENPLPHLHETPTLSCLISVLYFSSSKPKKSTSTVTVLDYLINQHQFSPEAALKASSTFTYLRNPEKADSVLSFFKESGFSQTHIEQVVKIIPKVLSAKLAVTIKPKIKIFQDLGFAPDDIAKIVSGDPWILTRSPVNEIGPSILLLKSILDSNENIVRVLKSSGWFLNHDLNKTMMPNIEFLKRCGISSSQIVTYLFNFPRFFLNKPESIQAFVKKVDGMGFDRKSKMFLCAIRTVSSMSERNWELKLELFRSLGFSEKDILDVFRRLPQVFAISERKIKEVTGLLFSARKVDISYFVDHPELLICSVEHRLKPRLRVLEILEKKNVLKRKPRLTTVCRMPKEKFLKKFVLPYSKELAEVNEAGGGHIQLDAYNDEHLQEGAIQINGYESLFILMCKITSFVCQQMLP from the exons ATGAGACTAATAAGAATCTGCAAAAGCCttgtctcactctctctagaAAACCCTCTGCCGCATCTCCACGAAACCCCAACTCTCTCCTGCTTAATCTCTGTGTTATATTTCTCCTCCTCTAAACCCAAGAAGTCAACATCCACTGTAACAGTCCTGGACTACTTGATCAATCAGCACCAATTCTCGCCTGAAGCTGCTCTGAAAGCTTCATCAACCTTTACTTACCTGAGAAATCCAGAAAAGGCGGATTCCGTTCTTTCGTTCTTCAAGGAAAGCGGTTTCTCCCAGACCCATATCGAGCAAGTGGTTAAGATAATACCCAAGGTTCTCTCTGCCAAACTTGCCGTCACCATCaaacccaaaatcaaaattttccagGACTTGGGCTTTGCACCCGACGACATTGCCAAGATTGTATCCGGTGACCCGTGGATTCTTACTCGGAGTCCCGTTAATGAGATTGGACCCTCAATTTTGCTGTTGAAGAGTATTCTGGATTCCAATGAAAACATCGTTAGGGTCTTAAAGTCTTCAGGGTGGTTTTTGAATCATGATTTGAATAAGACTATGATGCCCAATATTGAATTTCTGAAGCGTTGTGGAATTAGTTCTTCGCAGATCGTTACATATTTGTTTAATTTCCCGAGGTTTTTTCTGAATAAGCCGGAGAGCATTCAGGCTTTCGTTAAAAAGGTTGATGGAATGGGGTTTGATAGAAAGTCTAAGATGTTTCTTTGTGCCATTCGGACAGTGAGTTCAATGTCAGAAAGGAATTGGGAACTCAAGTTGGAACTTTTCCGAAGTTTGGGGTTTTCGGAAAAAGATATTCTTGATGTGTTTAGGAGGTTGCCTCAGGTTTTTGCTATATCCGAGAGGAAAATTAAGGAGGTAACTGGACTCCTGTTTAGTGCTCGGAAGGTAGATATCTCGTATTTTGTTGACCATCCAGAATTGCTTATTTGCAGCGTTGAGCATAGGTTAAAACCCCGTCTACGAGTTTTGGAGAttctggaaaagaaaaatgtgctTAAGAGGAAACCTCGTTTAACTACTGTCTGCCGAATGCCCAAGGAGAAGTTCTTAAAGAAATTTGTACTTCCTTATTCAAAAGAACTCGCAGAGGTAAATGAGGCTGGTGGGGGTCATATACAATTGGATGCATACAATGATGAGCATCTTCAAGAGGGCGCTATTCAAATCAAT GGATATGAAAGCCTCTTCATCCTCATGTGCAAGATAACTTCATTTGTATGTCAACAAATGCTTCCTTGA
- the LOC121259537 gene encoding uncharacterized protein LOC121259537 isoform X1: MRLIRICKSLVSLSLENPLPHLHETPTLSCLISVLYFSSSKPKKSTSTVTVLDYLINQHQFSPEAALKASSTFTYLRNPKKADSVLSFFKESGFSQTHIELVVKRMPKVLSAKLAVTIKPIIKIFQDSGFARDDIAEIVSGDPWILTRSAGFFCISRRAFRLSLKRLMEWGLIENLRCFFLPFGQSVQCQKRIGSSSWNFSEVWGFRKKIFLMCLGGCLRFLLYPRGKLRSVERRLKPRLRVLEILEKKNVLNRKPRLSTVCKIPEKKFLNKFVLPYSKELAEVNEAGESSYTIGCVQ; encoded by the exons ATGAGACTAATAAGAATCTGCAAAAGCCttgtctcactctctctagaAAACCCTCTGCCGCATCTCCACGAAACCCCAACTCTCTCCTGCTTAATCTCTGTGTTATATTTCTCCTCCTCTAAACCCAAGAAGTCAACATCCACTGTAACAGTCCTGGACTACTTGATCAATCAGCACCAATTCTCGCCTGAAGCTGCTCTCAAAGCTTCATCAACCTTTACTTACCTGAGAAATCCAAAAAAGGCGGATTCCGTTCTTTCGTTCTTCAAGGAGAGCGGGTTCTCCCAGACCCATATCGAGCTAGTGGTTAAGAGAATGCCCAAGGTTCTCTCTGCCAAACTTGCCGTTACCATCAAACCCATAATCAAAATTTTCCAGGACTCGGGCTTTGCGCGCGACGACATTGCCGAGATTGTATCCGGTGACCCGTGGATTCTTACTCGGAGTGCCG GTTTTTTCTGCATAAGCCGGAGAGCATTCAGGCTTTCGTTAAAACGGTTGATGGAATGGGGTTTAATAGAAAATCTAAGATGTTTCTTTCTGCCATTCGGACAGTCAGTTCAATGTCAGAAGAGAATTGGGAGCTCAAGTTGGAACTTTTCCGAAGTTTGGGGTTTTCGGAAAAAGATATTCTTGATGTGTTTAGGAGGGTGCCTCAGGTTTTTGCTGTATCCGAGAGGAAAATTAAGGAG CGTTGAGCGCAGGTTAAAACCCCGTCTACGAGTTTTGGAGAttctggaaaagaaaaatgtgctTAATAGGAAACCTCGTTTAAGTACGGTCTGCAAAATCCCCGAGAAGAAGTTCTTAAACAAATTTGTACTTCCTTATTCAAAAGAACTTGCGGAGGTAAATGAGGCTGGTGAGAGTTCATACACAATTGGATGCGTACAATGA
- the LOC121259537 gene encoding uncharacterized protein LOC121259537 isoform X2, with protein MRLIRICKSLVSLSLENPLPHLHETPTLSCLISVLYFSSSKPKKSTSTVTVLDYLINQHQFSPEAALKASSTFTYLRNPKKADSVLSFFKESGFSQTHIELVVKRMPKVLSAKLAVTIKPIIKIFQDSGFARDDIAEIVSGDPWILTRSAGFFCISRRAFRLSLKRLMEWGLIENLRCFFLPFGQSVQCQKRIGSSSWNFSEVWGFRKKIFLMCLGGCLRFLLYPRGKLRRLKPRLRVLEILEKKNVLNRKPRLSTVCKIPEKKFLNKFVLPYSKELAEVNEAGESSYTIGCVQ; from the exons ATGAGACTAATAAGAATCTGCAAAAGCCttgtctcactctctctagaAAACCCTCTGCCGCATCTCCACGAAACCCCAACTCTCTCCTGCTTAATCTCTGTGTTATATTTCTCCTCCTCTAAACCCAAGAAGTCAACATCCACTGTAACAGTCCTGGACTACTTGATCAATCAGCACCAATTCTCGCCTGAAGCTGCTCTCAAAGCTTCATCAACCTTTACTTACCTGAGAAATCCAAAAAAGGCGGATTCCGTTCTTTCGTTCTTCAAGGAGAGCGGGTTCTCCCAGACCCATATCGAGCTAGTGGTTAAGAGAATGCCCAAGGTTCTCTCTGCCAAACTTGCCGTTACCATCAAACCCATAATCAAAATTTTCCAGGACTCGGGCTTTGCGCGCGACGACATTGCCGAGATTGTATCCGGTGACCCGTGGATTCTTACTCGGAGTGCCG GTTTTTTCTGCATAAGCCGGAGAGCATTCAGGCTTTCGTTAAAACGGTTGATGGAATGGGGTTTAATAGAAAATCTAAGATGTTTCTTTCTGCCATTCGGACAGTCAGTTCAATGTCAGAAGAGAATTGGGAGCTCAAGTTGGAACTTTTCCGAAGTTTGGGGTTTTCGGAAAAAGATATTCTTGATGTGTTTAGGAGGGTGCCTCAGGTTTTTGCTGTATCCGAGAGGAAAATTAAGGAG GTTAAAACCCCGTCTACGAGTTTTGGAGAttctggaaaagaaaaatgtgctTAATAGGAAACCTCGTTTAAGTACGGTCTGCAAAATCCCCGAGAAGAAGTTCTTAAACAAATTTGTACTTCCTTATTCAAAAGAACTTGCGGAGGTAAATGAGGCTGGTGAGAGTTCATACACAATTGGATGCGTACAATGA
- the LOC121259534 gene encoding uncharacterized protein LOC121259534 isoform X3 — protein sequence MRLIRICKSLVSLSLENPLPHLHETPTLSCLISVLYFSSSKPKKSTSTVTVLDYLINQHQFSPEAALKASSTFTYLRNPEKADSVLSFFKESGFSQTHIEQVVKIIPKVLSAKLAVTIKPKIKIFQDLGFAPDDIAKIVSGDPWILTRSPVNEIGPSILLLKSILDSNENIVRVLKSSGWFLNHDLNKTMMPNIEFLKRCGISSSQIVTYLFNFPRFFLNKPESIQAFVKKVDGMGFDRKSKMFLCAIRTVSSMSERNWELKLELFRSLGFSEKDILDVFRRLPQVFAISERKIKER from the exons ATGAGACTAATAAGAATCTGCAAAAGCCttgtctcactctctctagaAAACCCTCTGCCGCATCTCCACGAAACCCCAACTCTCTCCTGCTTAATCTCTGTGTTATATTTCTCCTCCTCTAAACCCAAGAAGTCAACATCCACTGTAACAGTCCTGGACTACTTGATCAATCAGCACCAATTCTCGCCTGAAGCTGCTCTGAAAGCTTCATCAACCTTTACTTACCTGAGAAATCCAGAAAAGGCGGATTCCGTTCTTTCGTTCTTCAAGGAAAGCGGTTTCTCCCAGACCCATATCGAGCAAGTGGTTAAGATAATACCCAAGGTTCTCTCTGCCAAACTTGCCGTCACCATCaaacccaaaatcaaaattttccagGACTTGGGCTTTGCACCCGACGACATTGCCAAGATTGTATCCGGTGACCCGTGGATTCTTACTCGGAGTCCCGTTAATGAGATTGGACCCTCAATTTTGCTGTTGAAGAGTATTCTGGATTCCAATGAAAACATCGTTAGGGTCTTAAAGTCTTCAGGGTGGTTTTTGAATCATGATTTGAATAAGACTATGATGCCCAATATTGAATTTCTGAAGCGTTGTGGAATTAGTTCTTCGCAGATCGTTACATATTTGTTTAATTTCCCGAGGTTTTTTCTGAATAAGCCGGAGAGCATTCAGGCTTTCGTTAAAAAGGTTGATGGAATGGGGTTTGATAGAAAGTCTAAGATGTTTCTTTGTGCCATTCGGACAGTGAGTTCAATGTCAGAAAGGAATTGGGAACTCAAGTTGGAACTTTTCCGAAGTTTGGGGTTTTCGGAAAAAGATATTCTTGATGTGTTTAGGAGGTTGCCTCAGGTTTTTGCTATATCCGAGAGGAAAATTAAGGAG CGTTGA